A genomic window from Cutibacterium acnes includes:
- a CDS encoding NAD(P)H-hydrate epimerase yields the protein MASVCTAEATRAAEQRWCDAHPGQDLMDIAAQAVARKAQELLLGGAVDEIMPDWAASQCVLVLVGGGNNGGDGLFAAAALAQRGWRVELAQVMGQPHEAGMAAALDAGCIRVSLGEVTSHSYDLAIDAVLGIGGRPGIPQSLERIDTWLRARQIPVLAVDLPSGLDANSGEVESCVHAAYTITFSSLKWCHIAHPAARYCGELEVHDIGLDFVDDDGECLDDVDEYCDLAEMASLWPVPGALDDKYSRGVVGIDTGSEKFPGAAVLGVLGALRTGPGMVRFSGPSAIMAFILSRAPSVVIGEGRVQSWVIGSGWGTHDGNADRFSQRAAEGVPMVIDADALALLPAELPEGCLLTPHAGELARMLRIERSQVVADPRGSAVRAAQRFGATVLLKGSIQWVARPDGGVRAALPGPAWTAQGGSGDVLAGMCGTLMAAGLPADDAALCAAGMQAATAISMPGPYAPDQIAELLPGTVTTVLSR from the coding sequence ATGGCAAGTGTCTGTACCGCCGAGGCCACCCGAGCAGCTGAGCAGAGGTGGTGTGATGCCCACCCGGGACAAGACCTCATGGACATTGCCGCTCAGGCCGTCGCACGAAAAGCTCAGGAGCTTCTGCTGGGCGGAGCCGTCGATGAGATCATGCCTGATTGGGCAGCGTCCCAGTGTGTTCTCGTTCTCGTTGGTGGTGGGAATAACGGCGGTGACGGGCTGTTCGCAGCTGCGGCTTTGGCCCAGCGCGGGTGGCGGGTCGAACTCGCTCAGGTCATGGGCCAACCGCACGAGGCTGGCATGGCTGCCGCGCTCGACGCTGGTTGCATCCGTGTCTCACTCGGAGAGGTCACCAGTCACTCGTACGATCTCGCGATTGACGCTGTTCTCGGCATTGGAGGCCGTCCAGGTATTCCGCAGTCTCTAGAGCGAATCGACACCTGGTTGCGTGCTCGCCAGATCCCAGTGCTCGCGGTCGATCTACCATCGGGCCTAGATGCGAATTCTGGTGAGGTGGAGTCCTGTGTTCACGCCGCATACACCATAACCTTTTCCAGCCTCAAGTGGTGCCATATTGCTCACCCGGCCGCCCGCTATTGCGGAGAGTTGGAGGTTCATGACATCGGCCTCGACTTTGTCGACGATGATGGCGAGTGTCTCGATGATGTCGATGAGTATTGCGACCTCGCCGAGATGGCGTCGCTGTGGCCGGTACCTGGCGCGCTTGACGACAAGTACTCTCGCGGGGTTGTCGGCATCGATACCGGATCCGAGAAGTTCCCGGGGGCTGCTGTGCTCGGCGTTCTCGGAGCGTTGCGCACTGGCCCGGGAATGGTGCGGTTTTCTGGGCCAAGTGCCATCATGGCTTTCATTCTGAGCCGGGCTCCATCCGTTGTTATTGGTGAGGGTCGCGTTCAGTCCTGGGTTATCGGGTCTGGTTGGGGCACTCACGATGGCAACGCCGACCGATTTAGTCAACGGGCGGCTGAAGGCGTCCCCATGGTGATCGACGCTGATGCCCTGGCCCTCCTCCCGGCAGAGTTGCCGGAGGGATGTCTACTTACGCCCCATGCTGGGGAGCTGGCCCGAATGCTGCGGATAGAGCGCAGTCAGGTAGTAGCCGATCCGCGAGGCTCGGCTGTCCGTGCCGCTCAGCGGTTCGGCGCGACCGTCCTGCTGAAAGGCTCTATCCAATGGGTTGCCCGTCCTGACGGGGGCGTTCGTGCCGCTCTTCCTGGTCCCGCATGGACCGCTCAAGGTGGGTCTGGTGACGTTTTGGCCGGAATGTGCGGCACTCTCATGGCCGCCGGACTACCTGCTGACGACGCGGCTCTATGCGCCGCCGGAATGCAAGCCGCCACGGCTATTTCAATGCCAGGGCCGTACGCTCCGGACCAAA
- a CDS encoding holo-ACP synthase, whose translation MIIGIGVDVCDISRWEAAVQRHPGMVRKMLTHTEAVMPARSQAARFAAKEALYKALGGGEGLSWQDCEVVTDGEAVRFELRGSLARRAEELGVRRVHLSLTHDAGVAVAMVFCEG comes from the coding sequence ATGATCATCGGAATCGGGGTGGACGTCTGCGACATCTCCAGGTGGGAGGCTGCTGTACAACGCCACCCGGGGATGGTCCGCAAGATGCTCACTCATACTGAGGCTGTGATGCCGGCGCGCTCTCAGGCTGCCCGATTTGCCGCTAAGGAGGCCCTGTACAAGGCGTTGGGTGGAGGAGAAGGACTCTCCTGGCAAGACTGCGAGGTGGTCACTGACGGTGAAGCTGTGAGGTTCGAACTTCGTGGATCGCTGGCTCGACGCGCCGAGGAGTTGGGTGTGCGTAGGGTTCATCTCTCACTGACCCACGATGCCGGTGTCGCGGTGGCGATGGTGTTCTGCGAAGGTTAA
- the glmS gene encoding glutamine--fructose-6-phosphate transaminase (isomerizing), whose translation MCGIVGYCGHRQAERVIIDGLRRLEYRGYDSAGLAVVADGNLYRAKKSGKLTHLEEELAVHPLPESTQGIGHTRWATHGAPTDENAHPHMSFDGRVAVVHNGIIENFAALRAELESEGITFSSETDTETAAHMLALEMQRRSSLTEAMGAVASRLEGAFTLVAVSPDAPDTVVAARRNSPLVVGLGQGENFLASDVAAFIEHTREALELGQDQIVVLTPDGVTVTDFEGNPSQARPYHVDWDLSAAEKQGHDWFMRKEIFEQPRAVADTLLGRWSDRGDLVLDEVHISPEELRRINKIVVVACGSAYYAGMVAKYAIEHWTRVACEVDLASEFRYRDPIIDPMTLVVTVSQSGETADTLMAIRHAREQHAKVIAICNTNGATIPRESDAVIYTHAGPEIGVASTKGFLTQVVACYLLGLYLAQVRGMKYGDEIRGVMSELDQMPGKIQEVLDEIEPVYELARVMAKEEEAVFFLGRHVGYPVALEGALKLKEIAYMHAEGFAAGELKHGPIAVIEEGTPVFVVVPPKGRDQLHDKVVSNIQEIRARGARTIVLAERGDDDVKPYADTFVGLPACSTLLQPLVAAVPLQAFACELATAKGHDVDQPRNLAKSVTVE comes from the coding sequence ATGTGCGGAATTGTTGGTTATTGCGGCCATCGGCAGGCTGAACGCGTCATCATCGACGGGCTCCGGCGTCTTGAGTACCGAGGATATGACTCGGCCGGGTTGGCGGTCGTGGCGGACGGAAACTTGTACCGAGCCAAGAAGTCGGGCAAGCTAACTCACCTCGAAGAGGAGCTGGCAGTCCATCCGCTCCCAGAGTCCACTCAAGGTATCGGTCACACTCGGTGGGCCACCCACGGCGCTCCCACTGACGAGAACGCCCACCCCCACATGTCCTTCGACGGCCGCGTCGCAGTCGTTCACAACGGCATTATCGAGAACTTCGCCGCGCTGCGCGCTGAGCTTGAGAGCGAGGGCATCACTTTTTCGTCGGAGACTGACACCGAGACTGCCGCTCACATGCTCGCTTTGGAGATGCAGCGAAGGTCCTCGCTGACAGAGGCCATGGGGGCGGTGGCGTCACGACTCGAAGGAGCTTTCACACTGGTGGCCGTCAGCCCGGACGCCCCTGACACAGTGGTGGCCGCTCGTCGCAACTCTCCGCTCGTCGTCGGGCTGGGGCAGGGAGAGAATTTCCTAGCCTCTGATGTCGCAGCGTTTATCGAGCACACCCGCGAGGCCCTCGAACTGGGCCAGGACCAGATTGTTGTGCTCACCCCCGACGGGGTCACCGTCACTGACTTCGAGGGCAACCCCAGCCAGGCCCGCCCTTATCACGTCGACTGGGACCTGTCAGCAGCTGAGAAGCAGGGTCACGACTGGTTCATGCGCAAGGAGATCTTCGAGCAGCCACGTGCGGTGGCCGACACGTTATTGGGCCGCTGGTCCGACCGTGGTGATCTAGTCCTTGACGAAGTGCATATCTCGCCGGAGGAGTTGCGCCGCATCAACAAAATTGTGGTCGTCGCATGCGGGTCGGCGTATTACGCCGGCATGGTTGCCAAGTACGCCATCGAGCACTGGACGAGGGTCGCGTGCGAGGTCGATCTGGCCAGTGAGTTCCGCTACCGCGACCCGATCATCGACCCGATGACGCTCGTCGTGACAGTTTCCCAGTCTGGTGAGACGGCCGATACTCTCATGGCCATCCGACATGCTCGTGAGCAGCATGCCAAGGTCATCGCGATCTGCAACACCAACGGCGCGACGATTCCCCGCGAGTCCGATGCTGTTATCTACACCCACGCTGGCCCCGAGATTGGCGTGGCCTCAACCAAGGGGTTCCTCACCCAGGTGGTCGCCTGCTATCTGCTGGGCCTCTACTTGGCTCAGGTGCGTGGCATGAAGTACGGAGACGAAATCCGCGGCGTAATGTCTGAGCTCGACCAGATGCCTGGCAAGATTCAGGAAGTTCTCGACGAGATCGAACCGGTTTATGAGTTGGCTCGTGTGATGGCGAAAGAAGAGGAAGCGGTGTTCTTCCTTGGGCGCCACGTCGGTTACCCAGTGGCCCTTGAGGGTGCTCTCAAGCTCAAGGAGATCGCCTATATGCATGCCGAGGGTTTTGCTGCTGGCGAGCTCAAGCACGGCCCCATAGCCGTCATCGAGGAGGGCACCCCGGTCTTCGTCGTTGTGCCACCGAAGGGGCGAGATCAGCTTCATGACAAGGTGGTCTCGAACATCCAGGAGATCCGTGCCCGTGGCGCTAGGACGATCGTGCTTGCCGAGCGAGGGGACGACGACGTCAAACCGTACGCTGACACCTTCGTCGGGCTTCCGGCTTGCTCGACCCTGCTCCAACCGTTGGTAGCCGCAGTGCCATTGCAGGCTTTTGCCTGTGAACTGGCCACCGCCAAGGGTCATGACGTTGACCAGCCAAGGAATCTGGCCAAGTCCGTCACGGTGGAGTGA